DNA from Sulfodiicoccus acidiphilus:
CAGGGAGTTCAGGAAGTTATTTAAGTACCTCTTCTACACCTCTAGAGGAGGGCAGACGAGGCTCGTGATTCTGAGGTCCCTCCTTAAAGAGGGGAAGAATGCCAATAAGATAGCGATGGAGTTAGGGCTCGACTATAAGACTGTTACCCATCATTTGGAGGTCTTGATGGATAACCACATAATCTGGAAGGAAGGCGAAGGGTACGCCTCACCTTACAGGATATCTAATTTAATTCTGCCCAAGCTCCACTTGTTAGACGAGCTAGAGAGGGAGTTATCTGCTAAAAAGGATAAAAGGAGTTTTAGCTAAGTAACACTTCCAATGAGGGTTAAGGCCAGAAAGACATTGCCGGAGATATTAGTGGAACTTCGCCTACTGCGGAGAAAGTTGGAGTTGATGTCGCAGCGGTTGGCGGACAGAATTGACAGACTGCCCAAGGATGGACGACACGCACAAACCTACAGTAAGGAGGTGTCTCAACTCTCCAAGCTCCTCAGATCCATAGTGAGATTGGAGGTGGGACTAGAGTTATTGGAGGTGAGGTTGGAAACTGCCATGATGCTTGGCGCTATAACACAGTCTTTGAGGGAGGTGGTGAACTTCGTGAGTGGTGTGGGGAGCCAACTGGTGGCCATCCCGGAGATCTCCATGGGGCTCCAAGAGATCCAAGAAGAACTCGGTTCATTGGGGCAACAGGGCGTTGCTCCCCCAGATCCTGCATTGTTGGAATCCGTAGAGAGGGTGACGGAGGAGAGATTGAGAAAGTATATAGGTTCTGGACTCCAATAGAGTGAATTATATAGTACTTCAGCACTACTATGAAATGTGGAGAGGGACAGCGTCAGGAGGGTTCAGGTTACAGGGGGTTCCACTTTCATTGTTTCTCTTCCCAAGGATTGGGTTAAAGCTGTCCAGCTGAAGGCAGGGGACGAGGTAGCAGTGATCAGGAGACCAGACATGAAGTTACTCATAGTGCCCAAGACTAGGTACAGGTCCTCCGCCAATAGAATTACTATCAAATGTGGTAACGGAAATAGAGATATAGTGGTTAGGGACTTCGTCTCTTACTACATAGCGGGGCACTCCCTCATAACTCTTGTATGTCCAAACATGAGGAACGACGATAGGTCCTACGTGAAGGACCAGGTCAGGAGGAGGCTCCTTGGGGCTGAGGTCATAGAGGAGGATGCGGAAAAGTTCTCGGTCCAGTTCCTAGTGGGAGTGAGTGAGCTAAGCGTTTCTAAGACCATAGCTAGAACTTCTACAATAAGCTATCACATGCTTAAGGATGCAGTGAGGGCTCTCTCCACTGGAGACGTCGACCTGGCTGGGGAAGTCTCTGCCAGGGACGACGAAGTGGACAGGTTCTACTTTTACGTTGCTAGACAGCTTTCCATGAGTAGCCTTAACCAGGAGATACTAGAGGAGGATGGATTCTCCATGTGGCACGTGATAAACATATACGCCGTCGCTAGGTCCATAGAGAGGGTGGCAGATCACGCCACTAGGCTAGCCAACCTAGCCCAGGACGCCGTCAAGGGGGGACAGACGCTCGAGAAAGTCGTTAAAGTGGCTGACGCGGTCATCTCGGTGTACAGAGATTCTACACAAGCCTTTTCCAAGAAGGACCGAACCGCCTCACATGCGATTCTCTCGTCAATGGGGACTATGGCCTCGACTTTCAGGGAAGTGACGCAGGAAGCAGTTTCCGTTCCTGACGTCAAGTCCGCCACGGCCCTAGTGCTGGCCATGGAGTCTCTCCGCCGGGTATATAGATACTCAATAGATATTGCTGAGTCAACCGTGGACATGTTGGCTAAGGACGAGCCGTTAAGGTCCTGAGGTTACCAACGTTTATGGACTCTATTGTCATAAGCTCCTCTAGAGTATTCGCCGAATCCACCGTCTTTGCCCTTCGTAGGAGCTCTGTTCTGTCCTCCTCAGTATACGGGCCTACCCTGTAAACGACGGTGACACAGCGGTCTGTCATAACAGCATCTATTAAGTAGCCCATTATGAAGGCCCTGTCCGCCGTCCTGAGGTCGGTGGATGAGAACAGGCAGATGTTCGGGTGGGTGTGAGTCACCGCTAAACCTCTAGGATAGGGTACTGACACTTGGCTTTCTTCTCCTTCTAATATGAGATAGGTCCCATCCTCTAATAGAATGTTGATGAACTCTACGCTCGTGTCTCTGGTCTTCTGGGCATAGTTTAGACCACCCGTCCAGAGCATCTTAAGGTATAAAGGGACCGCTGTGTTAGGTATCTCCCAGTAAGGTCTACCTCCATCTCCCTCTCTCGCTAGCTCTACGGGAAACTCCCCTAACTCCTCAGGCCATTTCTTGACCACTAGTCTCTCACCGTCGAATCCTGGTGGTTCTCCAGTCAGCTCGTGGACGTCCTCAGCTAACTTGTACTCTGAAAGTAGCTTGGCAACTCTCCTACTGTACTCGTTGTCCTCAAGGCGCTGTTCCTTCACAACTCATCAGCTTCTCCTGGGCGTACGTCTTAATTTTCCTTAGGGCCTCCACTGGATCGGGGGAGGTATAGATTGTCCTTCCGACGATCTCTACGTCCGCCCCCGCACATAACCCATCCCCTGGGGACGCTCCTTGCGCACCCACTCCGGGGGAGAGTATGAGCTTGTGGGGGAAGGCCTCCCTCACTCTCCTCAACACCCAAGGTCTGGTGGCTGGCCCCACTAAGCCCTCAGGGTCTACGGCCTCGGCCACCTTTAAGGCCGCCTCCAAGGTTGAGTCGTCCCACCCCTTATGAGACATGGATACGAGGAGGTAGAGGGACACTTTGTTCTCCTCCAGAGATCGTTTGAGCCCATCTAGGGCGCCATCTCGCCCTACCAATGCGTGTGCTATCACTCCACCGCAGAGGCCTCCCAATGCCTCCACTGTGGACACCATCGTCGATTCCACGTCCGCCAGTTTCAAGTCACATATCACGTTCTCCCAGCCTCTGACCAGTTCCCTTGTATTTGCTACTCCAACTCTCAAAAGTAAGGGTATACCGATCTTAACTCCCCACGCCTCACCCCTTAGTTCCTCAACGACTTCTGGGCTGAGGGGAACATCTAGCGCAACGGCGTAATTAGGCCTCAACGTTACTCACCAAGTAGTCCTTTATGGCCGCCTCCTCCTGTGCCGTGAGGGCCCCGCTGTTTATAAGTTCGTTGAGAAGGTCAGATATGGTTGCTACAGCCAGGAGAGAGACGCCGTAGTTTTCCAGCCTCTTCCTGGCTCCCTCTTGTCTATCCACGAGGACTAGGGCAGCCCTAGGTTTACCTCCCTCCTTCGCCACTTCAACTATTGCCCTCTCCAATGAGGAACCAGTAGTTGCTACATCGTCCACTATTAATGCATCCCGGCCTGAAACGTCTCCCTCCAACACCCTGTCAGTTCCGTGGCCTTTCTTCTCCAATCTCACGTATGCTAGAGGCGTTCCTGTTCTGCAGGCCATGAAGCTGGCTAGCGGAAGTCCTCCTGTGGCTACTCCAACTATAACGTCGACCTTGAGTGTCTGTGCCCTCTTAACTGCCGCGTCAACGAATTTCTCGAACTCTGGGTAGCTCGGAAACCTCCTCAAGTCCAAGTAGTAAGGGCTCATTTTCCCAGAGGTCAGAACGAAGTTCCCTATCAGCAACATCTTCCTGTCCAGGAGCACCTGTGCTAAACCCATGGAGGGTGTTCGGCCGTCAAACCAATAAAAGGATTTAATACGTAGTTAAGCGAGCTTGAGGAGGGCTAGTGAAAGGAAGGAGTTTGATATCGGCCTCCGAGTTAAGCAGGGCCGAGTACGAGGGCCTTTTCCAAGCGGCCTCGAATGTGAGACGTTCACAGGCCCTGAGCGGCAAGATAGTAGCGCTTGCCTTCTTCGAGCCCAGCACAAGGACTTACCTAAGTTTCGAGACTGCGGCGGAGAGATGTGGAGCTTCAGTTATAGGTTTCCAATCAGAGACTTCGACGTCAGTTGCGAAGGGGGAGAACTTAGGAGACACTATCAGGATGCTAAGCTCTTACGCCGACCTAATAGTGATGAGACATAAACTCGACGGGGCCGCTAAGTTCGCGTCCGCTATATCTAAGGTACCTGTCGTAAACGCTGGTGACGGGAAACATGAACACCCCACTCAATCTATTGTAGACCTCTACTCTGTCTGGAGGAAGTTTGGGTCCATCGATGGTCTCACCTATGGGC
Protein-coding regions in this window:
- the pyrB gene encoding aspartate carbamoyltransferase, producing the protein MKGRSLISASELSRAEYEGLFQAASNVRRSQALSGKIVALAFFEPSTRTYLSFETAAERCGASVIGFQSETSTSVAKGENLGDTIRMLSSYADLIVMRHKLDGAAKFASAISKVPVVNAGDGKHEHPTQSIVDLYSVWRKFGSIDGLTYGLLGDLKYSRTVNSLLRALDKFSPRKVCLVSPPQLRTRQEILDGLRLNWEEVSDVWEILSDLDVLYVTRIQRERFPDELEYAKVRNSYRVDLKMVEAMKWSSVIMHPLPRVSEIDRKVDKDRRAYYFQQASYGVEVRMALLLGILGE
- the pyrE gene encoding orotate phosphoribosyltransferase yields the protein MGLAQVLLDRKMLLIGNFVLTSGKMSPYYLDLRRFPSYPEFEKFVDAAVKRAQTLKVDVIVGVATGGLPLASFMACRTGTPLAYVRLEKKGHGTDRVLEGDVSGRDALIVDDVATTGSSLERAIVEVAKEGGKPRAALVLVDRQEGARKRLENYGVSLLAVATISDLLNELINSGALTAQEEAAIKDYLVSNVEA
- the pyrF gene encoding orotidine-5'-phosphate decarboxylase produces the protein MRPNYAVALDVPLSPEVVEELRGEAWGVKIGIPLLLRVGVANTRELVRGWENVICDLKLADVESTMVSTVEALGGLCGGVIAHALVGRDGALDGLKRSLEENKVSLYLLVSMSHKGWDDSTLEAALKVAEAVDPEGLVGPATRPWVLRRVREAFPHKLILSPGVGAQGASPGDGLCAGADVEIVGRTIYTSPDPVEALRKIKTYAQEKLMSCEGTAP
- a CDS encoding phosphate signaling complex PhoU family protein; the protein is MERDSVRRVQVTGGSTFIVSLPKDWVKAVQLKAGDEVAVIRRPDMKLLIVPKTRYRSSANRITIKCGNGNRDIVVRDFVSYYIAGHSLITLVCPNMRNDDRSYVKDQVRRRLLGAEVIEEDAEKFSVQFLVGVSELSVSKTIARTSTISYHMLKDAVRALSTGDVDLAGEVSARDDEVDRFYFYVARQLSMSSLNQEILEEDGFSMWHVINIYAVARSIERVADHATRLANLAQDAVKGGQTLEKVVKVADAVISVYRDSTQAFSKKDRTASHAILSSMGTMASTFREVTQEAVSVPDVKSATALVLAMESLRRVYRYSIDIAESTVDMLAKDEPLRS
- a CDS encoding ArsR/SmtB family transcription factor, which codes for MAGRESKEDREFRKLFKYLFYTSRGGQTRLVILRSLLKEGKNANKIAMELGLDYKTVTHHLEVLMDNHIIWKEGEGYASPYRISNLILPKLHLLDELERELSAKKDKRSFS